CAGACCACGTCGTATGTGTTCGACGACGCGGAGGACGCCGCCGCGCAGTTCGCCCTCGAAAAGCCGGGCCACATCTATTCACGGCTGATGAACCCCACAGTGGGGAGTCTTCAGGAGCGACTGGCCTCACTGGAGGGTGGTGTCGGTGCGGTTGCTACCGCCTCCGGGATGGCCGCCTTCGACGTGGCGACGTTCCTGCTGGCGTCGGCTGGCGACAACATCGTCTCGGCCTCTTCGCTGTACGGCGGGACCTACACCTACCTCACCCACACCGTCGAGCGCCGCGGCATCGAGACCCGGTTCGTCGACACCCTCGACTACGACGCCTACGAGGAGGCCATCGACGACGACACCGCCTACGTTCATTTCGAAACGATTGGGAATCCAGCACTTGTGACGCCGGATATCGAACGCATCGCCGAGATCGCTCACGAACACGATACGCCGCTGTTCGTCGACAACACCTTCGCCACACCTGCGCTCTGTCGACCGCTTGAGCATGGTGCAGATCTCGTCTGGGAGTCGACCACCAAATGGATTCACGGCGCGGGGTCGACAGTTGGCGGCGCACTGATCGACGGTGGCTCCTTCGACTGGGCCGAGCATGCCGACGACTATCCCGAAATCGGCGCGGATAACCCAGCGTATCATGGGATCAATTTTGCCGAGACGTTCGGGGATGCCGCATTTACCTACGCCGGAATTGCGCGAGGGCTTCGTGATCTCGGGAATCAGCAGTCGCCGTTTGACGCGTGGGTCACGCTCCAGAAGCTCGAAACGCTGCCGATGCGGATGGATCGCCACTGCGAGAATGCACAGGTCGTTGCGGAATTCTTGGAAGCCCACGACGACGTCTCGTGGGTCAACTACCCCGGCCTCGAAAGCCACGAGACACACGAAGAGGCCAGCAAGTATCTCGACGGCGGCTACGGCGGGATGATCACCTTCGGCTTGGAGGGCGACTACGAGGCCGCACGGGGGACTGTCGAGTCGACCGAACTCGCCTCGCTGCTTGCCAACGTCGGCGACGCAAAAACGCTGATTATCCATCCGGCCTCAACGACCCACCAGCAGTTGAGCGAGGAGGAGAAACTCTCGGCGGGCGTGACGAACGATCTGGTTCGCTTGTCGGTCGGCATTGAAGATCCACAGGACATCGTCGACGACCTCGCCCAAGCAATCGAGCAGTCGAGCTAACAACGCGTGGCTCTTACAGGAGAGCAGTAGCCATCAAGCATCTATTTTTACATATCGTGTCTGTTTTTATATATTATTTTAACACTATTATAATAAAAGTACTTATACTTATATAGCGTAATATAGCCGTCTATGAATCAAGATCCCACCCATCGAGTCGACATCTCACGCCGAACCGTGCTCCGGAAGGGGGCTGTCGTCTCGGCACTCCTCGGGGTGGGACTCCCAATCGCAACAGGCTCCGTCGCAGCGATGAACAAAGCGGAGTTGATCGAAGCGATGGCTTCCGAGGCCGGTCTCACGAACGAAGCGGCAAAACGGGTCCTAGGCGCATTTACTAATGCGACAACGAAGGCACTCAAAAAGGGCGACCGGCTCTCACTGATCGGCTTCGGTTCGTTCAGTATTTCGAAGCGGTCTGCCCGGACGGGACGCAATCCCCAGACTGGCAAAGAAATTCAGGTCGCCACAAAGAACGTCGTGGTGTTCGAGCCCAGTGACGAACTCACTGCCGCACTGGATCTCATTCCGGGCGCGGGCGACGAGCGTCGACTCAATGGACGAGGAGAGACAAACCGAAACGAAGACTCACAGATCGATGTCGACCAACTGGCGCGTGAGGCCCGTGTGACGACCGCAGACGCGAAACGGGCCCTCGAGGGGTTCAGCAATGCAACCACGAAGGCACTCAAAAAGGGCGACCGGCTCTCGCTGATCGGCTTCGGTTCGTTCAGTATTTCGAAACGGTCCGCTCGGACTGGACGCAACCCCCAGACTGGCAAAGGGGTTCAGAGGGCTGGTAGGAACGTCGTGAAATTCAAAGCCGGAGCTGAACTGTCGAAAGCAGTCAACTAACCCGAATACAGCCTTTTAAGAGACCAGTTCACCGTCGTCATCGTAGAGTCTGATCGCGTCGACAAACTGTGAGAGGATCTCCCATGAGCTACTGGGTTATTTCGAGTCGACAGCGGCGGTAGTCGCAGAATCAGTCGGATTGGGGTCGTCCGACTGAAGTTCGATTTCGCCGCTTTCGACCAGCCAAAGACCGGTCGACACGCCGAACGCTACGAGACCGACGCCCAACACACCAGCACCGAGATGAACACCCGGACCGACGCCTTGGGCCAGTGAAATGGTCCCGAACGTGATACCGCCAGCGAGCACGCCAGAAACCAGTCCGCCGTCCTGCTTACGACTCCAGAGGAGGGCTGGATACCGGAGCGTGAGAGCGGTAGCCAGCGTGTAGATTCCGAAGATACCAACGAGGAGAACGACCGACTGGTTTTGTGTGGCCACACCGCCGGTGACACCAGCAGCGAACAGCAGCGAACTCACAAATCGAGTCGACCGATTCATGTCAATTTAGACAACAACCGGCTGCAAAAGCGTTCGGTACTCAGACGACCTGCTCGCCGTCGTCGTCGTACAGTCGGATCGCGTCGACTGGACAGGATCGAGCGGCGAACTCGGCGTCGAACTCTTCGCCGTTCGGTACCTCAAGGACGAACAGGTCGTCGTCGACTTCCTCGCTGTCGACGAGGTCGGCCTTTCCGGCGTCGAGGTTCTTTTCAAAAGCGTCCCACTCTGCAACGCATTGGTACATCCCGATACAGGTGTCGCGGTCGAACTCGATTTTCATACCTTCGTGTAGGAGCGTGGACCACAAAGTCGTGTTGGAGTAGTGGGTTGGGCGAAGCGTCGACGTTCACCTTGCGTCCTGTGTGTACGAGAGCGTCCCCCGAGTTCAGGGAAGGCCAACGGGTTGCCTCCATCTGGAGACGCTGTCGTACGGAATAATATGAGTGAGATTGTTTTTGAATAGTTACTATGAAATTAGAGAGATTCAGTCAGAATAATAACCCAATATAAATATAATCCAACACACATCACAAACAATCAATCATAAATTTAAATGTCAGTGTGTAGAACTGCTAGTTTTATATGTCTTATAGAGAATATATTTGTGTGCCTTCCACCGAACAGCTCATCAAAAATTCGTTAGATACGTTACCGATACATATTGCCATTTTGGACGACGACGGGACGATTTTACAAACGAATCAACCATGGCAGGAGTACGGGTCCCAAAACAACATCCAGTCGGATACTGTCGGTGCTAACTATCTTGAGATCTGTAGCCAGTCGTCGACGAACACTGGTGAACAAACCGGTCGTGGACTCAGCGAACTCTTGGACGGAACGCGGGAGATGTTTACCCTCGAATATCCCTGTCACTCGCCAGTCCAACAGCAGTGGTTTCTGCTTATCGCTGTTTCATTTACCGTCGACAACGGCAGATACGCCGTTGTTGGCCATTTTGACATCACCGAATACAAACGTAAACAACACCGGCTCGAACAGCAGCACGATCAGCTCGAAGCACTCAACCAGCTCAATACGGCGATTCGGACCCTCACACATGACGTGATCGAACAGTCGACACGGGCGGGCATCGAACAGGCAGCCTGTCGGGCGCTTGTCGACACTGATGTGTTTGTCTGTGCGTGGCTCGGCAGAGTCGACCCGAGAGACGAGTCGGTCGAGATCACAACCAAAGCGGGAGCCTATGAGGAGATTATTGCTGACTCACCGCTGATAGAGAGTGATGCTGTCGTCGACACACAGATCGTGAAGGAGGCGATCCGGACCGGAGAGATACAGACGGCAGACAACAAGCAGGAACACCGCAGTTTCGGTCAGCAGTACGGCTCCCAGCCTACGGAGAGCTATCGCTCAGTTGCCGCTGTGCCGATCACACACGAGGAAACTGTGTACAGTGTCGTCTGTCTGTACACGAACCGACCGAATGCGTTTGGAACCGACGAACAGGCGATCAGTACACAGCTTGGAGCGATTGTCGGCCACGCGATTGTCGCGACCGAGCGAAAACAGGCACTCATCAGCGACGAACTGATCGAAGTCGAGCTACAGATCCCGAACTTCATTACCGAGCCGGGAGGCAGATCGGCCGACTGGACTGTCACAGTCACACAGACAGTCAGTGGCTCCGATGACGACTGCATGATGTATGGAACGGTGTCCGAAGACGACCTCGAAGCCGTCGAAACAGCAGTCGACAAGCGAGACGATATTCGGCTCACGGTTGTCGGTAAAGAGCAGGATACCGTCCGAATCGAACTCCATCTGCGGCGGCCGAGTCTGGTCTCACAGCTTGCAGCCCACGGCTGGTCGACGACGGATATCGTGCTTACCAACGGCGGCTGCTATCTCACTGTGCATCTCCCTCCCGGAGACGATGTACATCGGATGATGGATGTCATCCGCGACAGGTTCCCGAACGTAGAACTGCTTGCTCGTCGACAGATATCGTCCCCACAACCAGTCGACTCGAAACTCCAAACGGTCATCGAAAGCCTCACTGATCGACAGTTAACCGTCCTCCGAACCGCACAGGCAGCGGGCTACTTCGAGTGGCCGCGACAGACCTCCGGCAAAGAGATCGCGGAGACGCTGGATATCGCGCCACCAACGTTTCATCAGCATCTCCGACTCGGAGAACGGAAAATCATGGCTGCAGTTTTTGACGAGGCTCCGATTGCGATTTGAGTGCAACCGGACGCAGCTATCACTCCCTAATCTATTAGCTAGCTGCTTCATTCATGTTGAGGTTTCTTTTACAGATAAGGAAACATCACCGGTCGAATTTCCACCGATGGTGTTGCCTTGCCCTCCATTGCTTGCAAATCCCCCGCTGACGTCATTTTTCACAGTCCTCCCACTCAATGTACCGAGATCAGTCTCCAGCAGCTACTCGACGAGATTCGGACCGATATCGAATCGACCGCCCCGGAGACGGCGGTCGAAATCAGTGCGGACGCGACCGAACTCGGGACGATCCGGACGGACCCGTCGCTGTTCGTGCTCGTCATCAAAACGCTCGCCGAGAGTACGCTGACCCACAACGAGAGTCCGACACCCGCTATCGAGATTGCCGTCCGAAGAGCCACAGTCGAACGCGAGGCCATCGAGATCTCCATTCGGGACAACGGAACTGGGATTCCCGAATCGGAGTTAGCCCCGCTCCGGAACGGCTCGGAGAACCCGCTCGAACACGGCAGCGGCGTCAGCCTTTGGATCGTCTACTGGGGCGTCCGCGTCCTTGGTGGCGAGCTCTCCTTCGAGAGCCAGTCGACTGGGACGACCGCGACGGTGTCGCTGCCACAGCAGCGCGAGCCCGAGCCCGAGCAGTCGACGGACGAATCAGAGCGCCGAGAGCCACAGACAGATAGCCCGGACGGGGTCGACAGAGCGGTTGCTCATTGTCGCGTTTATGTATCAACAGATGTCAACATGATCTTCACCGTCAGAAGTTGCAGCCGACGGTGGGAGCGATACCCCCACGAGTACGTCGGCTGTCACTCCCACAGTTCGGGAAACTGGCGTTCTACATACGGGTCGAGAGGGTCCGAGTCCGCCCACAACTCGTCAAACAGGTCACGGCCAAACTGGACCGCTGAATCGGTCTCTGAGACAAATATGGCGGTGGTGTCAGTGACCGAGCCGTGGTCGGACGGCTCGGTTGTTCGCTCCCCATCGTGTCGGTTCGTCGGTCCCTCGCTCAGCCTCGGCAGCTCGAATTTCAGTGCCTTATCGGTGACGACCGACGCGAACTGGCAGTCCGTCAGTCGGATGCTCGATGGCTCTAACTGGTTCAACTCTTCGCGGTGACCATCCTTGTACCGCTGGATGCTGACATCGATTGCCTCCCGGGTTACCAGCAAGCGCGTCTCGGGGTGTGTCGGGATGGCCTCCTGATGTCGACGTGAGTAGTACGGTGTCGTAAGCTCACAGTGGTCGGCCGAGTCGAGCAGGCTAATGGCGACATCCTCGGAGCGGTTGGGATCTTGTGGGCCATCGCGGACGATCTCATACTCGCTTATCTCCGGGAGTCGTCGACGGAACCGCGCTGGAATGACCGTGATCCGATGGTTCTTCCAGAACCTCGGGTCCGTCGAGAGGAACTCCTCCGAATACTGCCAGGCCGAGACACTGTCGGCGACAAGATGTCCGTGAGCGGTGAGTTCCCACCCCCTGCTGCACTCGGTGATCAGCCCGCGGTCTCTGAGCGTCGACAGCGCGTCGTAGACCGCGGAGTCGCTCGCATCGATTCCGGACAGCAGTGCGTCGGTCGACGTCGTGTTCTCGGCGGCCCGAAGCACGATCTCCGTCCGTACTGACGACGTAATGACGAACTCGTTGGGCGACTGAGACGGCATTCGTCCCTAGAGCCATGGTAGTCATACTTAAATTATCAGATTACACAACGAACGGACCGCGCAACCGCTGGTTGGCCACTTACCCGCCACCTGTCCGTTCTTCCCGGCGATACTGTGGGATTTAACCCGTTGTTTTCGATAATATATTATCATGTCAAATCAGGGTGGGCGGGGCTACGATTACATCATCGTTGGCGCGGGGTCGGCGGGCTGTGTGCTCGCAAATCGGCTCTCGGCTGACGGCGAGAGCGTGTTGCTCTTGGAGGCAGGCAAACCGGATGAGAAAAACGAGATCGGTATTCCCGCGGGGTACTCGGAACTATTCAAGTCCGATGTCGACTGGGCGTACGACACCGAACCGCAGACAGAATTGAACGACCGGGAATGCTACTGGCCACGCGGGAAGACCCTCGGGGGGTCGAGTTCGATCAACGCGATGATCTATGCTCGCGGCCAGCCGGCGGATTACGACCACTGGGCCGACCTCGGAAACGACGGCTGGGCCTACGAAGACGTTCTCCCCTACTTCAAGCGGGCCGAACACAACGAACGCGGCTCCTCGGAGCACCACGGCACCGGCGGGCCACGGAACGTGGCCGACCTGCAGTCGCCAAACGAACTCAGCGAGGCGTTCATCGAAGCGGGACAGGCAGTCGGATTGGCCCGGAATGACGATTTCAACGCCGGCGATCAGTCGGGCGTCGGCCTCTATCAGGTGACCCAAAAGGACGGCAAACGACACAGTGCCGCCGATGGCTACCTCAAACCGGTTTTGGATCGGCCAACCCTGACTGCCACGACCGGTGCGCAGGTGACCCGCGTCAGGTTCGACGGTCGACAGGCAGTCGGGGTCGACTACGTTCAGGATGGAACCGGGTCGACCGAATCAGTCGACGCCGGGGAGGTGATCCTCTCGGCGGGTGCGATCAACTCACCGCAGTTGCTCATGCTGTCGGGCGTTGGGCCCGCAGATCACCTCACAGACCACGATATTTCGGTCGTCCACGATCTGCCGGGTGTTGGCCAGAACCTCCAAGATCATCTGCAGGCAAAGATCAACTACGCCTGCGAGAAGCCGGTCACACTCGAAGATGCGGACTCGCTGTGGAACCTGCTGAAATATTTGGTGTTGAAACGGGGGCCATTGACCTCGAATGTCGCGGAAGCTGGCGGCTTCACGTCGGTCTCGGACGGGGTCGACCGGCCCGAGATCCAGTTCCACTTCGGCCCCTCCTACTCCGTCAACCACGGGTTCGACAATCCCGACGGGCATGGCTTCTGGCTTGGCGCGCTCTGCCTTCGGCCGGAGAGCCGTGGTCGAGTCGCCCTCCGGTCGGCAGATCCCCTAGAGGAGCCGATCATCGACCCGCAGTACCTCACCGAGGGAGATGATCTGGAGATCCTGCTCGACGGACTCAAACTGGTCCGTGAGATCCTGGCCGCCGAGCCGTTCGACGACTACCGAGGACAGGAGGTCTCACCGGGAGCCGATGTCCAGTCCGACGAGCAACTGATCGAGCATATCCGTGAGACCGCGGAGACGCTCTACCACCCTGTCGGCACCTGCAAGATGGGTGACGATGAGATGGCGGTCGTCGACGACCGGCTCTCTGTCCACGGGCTCGATGGACTCCGTGTCGTCGATGCCTCAATCATGCCAACGATTACCAGCGGGAACACGGACGCCCCGACGACCATGATTGCTGAGAAGGCGGCAGACGACATACTGGGTCGGTAACTGCGGTAACTGCTGGCTATTCAGTCCGGTCGACAGTCTGGAGTGTCGCAAACGTGCTCGCAGTCTTGCATATGAAAACGAATACAGAAATCCACCCGTCGACACAGCACTCCATTGAACGCCGTTTATAAACCCGGTTTATAAGTCGGCGACGTCTTCGATGGCGTCGGTCAGCTCTTTGATCGACTCGACGTCGTGTTCGCCCATGTGGCCGATGCGGAACGTCTTTTCGCCGAGCTGGGAGCCGTAGCCGTTCGAGAAGGCCATATCGTACTCCTCGTTGATCGTCTCGATGGTTTCGGCGACGTCGATCCCCTGCGTATTCTCGATGCAGGCGACCGTCTTCGACTCGTAGCCCTCCTCAGGGAACATGGCGAAGTGTTCGTCGGCCCAGTCTTGGACGTATTCGGCCATTTCGGTGTGGCGCTCGGCGCGACCTTCGTGGGTCTCGTCGAGCATGTATTTCATCTGCTTGCGGTAGGCCAGCATGATCGGGATCGCGGGCGTCGAATGGGTCTGGCCCTTCCGGTCGTAGTAGTCGAGACAGCGCTGGAAGCCACCGTACCACGAGGCTTCGTCCTTGGCGAGTTCTCGCTCGTAGGCCTCGTCGCTGACGACACAGACCGCCAGTCCCGGCGGCATGGCGAAGGCCTTCTGGGTTGAGGCGAAGATCACGTCGATCCCATGCTCGTCGATGTCGACGTAGTCGCCACCCAAGCAGGACACCGCGTCGACCACAAAGTAGGTGTCCGGATACTCGTCGACAACGTCACCGATCTCCTCGACAGGGTTGCGGATGCCGGTTGAACTCTCGTTCATGACGCAAGCGACGACGTCGTAGTGTTTGTCGCTGGTTTCGAGTTCCTCGCGGATGTCTTCGGGTTTGACAGCCTCGCCCCACTCGTATTCGAGTCGGTCGACGTTCTTGCCGAGTCGTTCGGCGACGTTGGCGTGGCGCTCACTGAAGCTCCCGCAGGTCGGGACGAGGATATTCTCGTCGACGAGGTTGAGCGTCGAAGCCTCCCAGAACTCGGTGCCCGAGCCCGTGAGGATGATGACGTTGTTCTCGGTGCCGAGGAACTCCTTGGTGTCCTCGACAATCGTGGTATAGAGGTCGGTCATCCGGTCCATCCGGTGGCCGAACATCGGTTGGGCCATCTCCTCGATTACGTCCTCGCGGACTTCGGTCGGGCCGGGGATGTACAGCGTCTTGTCTCGATAGTCGTCGGTATACTCCTGTTTTTTGCTCACGAAATCCACCTTGTAGCTGTTGCTGGGGAGCGAGAGGGCATGGTAGTTTTGATACTGCTGCGAGGGCCAAGCCACGATCAAAGAAACTGTAGCAGGACACCCGCAACATATCCCGTAACACCGACAGCGACTGCCCAAAAGGCCAGAGCACGCTGCCGAAAGAGCGCGAACTCGTCGTAGCAGCCCTGATAAATGGTTCGAACGGTAACACCACTGATCAGGAAACCACCAGCGAAAAGTACCGACAGCTGCGGCTCGAAGCCAGCCATCAACGCGAGCCTGATAGCCTCCCCAATCGTGACCAGCCCATATAGGCCGAACAGATAGACGACGAGCTTCGCTCGATCCATACCATAGTGTCAAATTAAGATGATATAATTGTGTCTACGATGGTTCGCAGGAGCCGGGCAGGTCCGGAAATTTAAACCCCAACAGCAGCCAACACAGGCTAATGAAGCCAGCCGAGATCCCCGAGTTGCCGCCGGGGGTCGACGACCAACTCGCAGGCGAGGGCATCGAGTCGCTGTACCCGCCGCAGGCCGAGGCCGTCGAGGCAGGCCTCACCAAGGGCGAGAGTCTCGTCGCCTCGGTGCCGACCGCCAGCGGCAAGACCCTTATCGCCGAGTTGGCCATGCTGTCGGCGATCCAGCGCGGTGGGAAGGCCCTCTACATCGTCCCGCTGCGGGCGCTGGCCAGCGAGAAGAAAACCGAGTTCGAGCGCTGGGAGGAGTACGGCATCTCCGTGGGCGTCTCCACTGGCAACTACGAGTCCAGCGAGGAGTGGCTGGCGAGTCGAGATATCATCGTCGCGACGAGCGAAAAGGTCGACTCCCTCGTGCGAAACAATGCGGGCTGGATCGACCAACTGTCGTGTGTCGTGGCCGACGAAGTCCACCTCGTCGACGACCGCAATCGGGGGCCGACCCTCGAAGTCACACTCGCAAAGCTCCGGCGTATTAATCCGGGGCTACAGGTGGTCGCCCTCTCTGCGACCGTCGGCAACGCCGGAGAGATCGCCGACTGGCTCGACGCGGAACTGGTCCACTCGGAGTGGCGACCCATCGACCTCCGCATGGGGGTCCATTTCGGCAACGCGATCAACTTCGACGACGGCAGTCAGCGCGAGGTCCCAGTCGACCGAAGCCAGCGACAGACCGAAGCCCTCGTTGGGGACACACTGGATGAGGGCGGGTCGACGCTCGTCTTCGTCAACTCCCGGCGGAACGCCGAATCGGCGGCCAAACGACAAGGAGGAGTCGTCGAGCGTCGACTGGACGACGACGAGAAAGCCGAACTTCAGGACCTCGCCGAGGAGATTCGAAGCGTCTCCGACACCGAAACGAGTGACGATTTAGCCGACTGCGTCGAGAATGGTTCGGCGTTCCACCACGCAGGGCTAGCGTCGGAGCATCGGAGCCTCGTGGAAGATGCGTTTCGGGACCGCTTGTTAAAGGTGATCTGTGCGACGCCGACGCTAGCGGCGGGGGTGAATACGCCGAGTCGACGGGTGATCATCCGGGACTGGCGGCGCTACGACGGCGAGTTCGGCGGGATGAAACCACTTGATGTCTTGGAGATTCATCAGATGTGTGGCCGGGCAGGTCGACCCGGACTCGATCCCTACGGCGAGGCGGTGCTATTATCGAAGGATGCCGACACGATGGACGAACTGTTCGAGCGATACGTCTGGGCCGACCCCGAGCCAGTACGATCAAAGCTGGCCGCCGAGCCAGCCCTCCGGACCCACCTCCTGGCGACGATCTCTTCGGGCTTTGCCAACAGCCGCGAGGGGCTACTTGAGTTCCTAGATGCGACCCTGTATGCGACCCAGACCGGTGACGATGGTCGACTGTCGACGGTGACCGACACCGTCTTGGACTATCTGGAAGCCAACGACTTCATCGAACGAGAGGACGAGACGATCCGGGCGACGAACATCGGCCACACGGTCTCGCGGCTGTATCTCGATCCGATGAGCGCCGCCGAGATTATCGATGGCCTCCGGTACGCCGAGGAGGATCGTGGCAAGGATGAGCAGTCGACGGGCGAGAGCCACCGAGAGCGACCCGCCGCCGAGCCCGAAAAAGTCGAGACCGACGGGTTCGTCTCGGCGAGTGATCTCGTTGGAGACGAAACGGAGGATGAGACAACGGAGACAGAAGCCGAATCCGACGTCGACGAGACACAACCCCCAGCGCGACCGACCCCGTTGGGGCTCTACCACCTCGTGAGTCGGACGCCGGATATGTACGAACTCTACCTGAAATCAGGGGACCGAGAGACGTACACCGAAATCTGCTACGAACACGAAGCGGAGTTCTTGGGTCGGATGCCCTCGGAGTACGAGGACGTGGCGTTCGAAGACTGGCTATCGGCGCTCAAAACGGCCAAACTGCTCGACGACTGGGCCAGCGAGGTCGACGAAGACCGGATTACCGAGCGCTACGGTGTCGGGCCGGGAGATATTCGCGGGAAGGTCGAGACCGCCGACTGGCTGCTGGGTGCGGCCGAGCAGCTGGCCGGGA
This sequence is a window from Halohasta litchfieldiae. Protein-coding genes within it:
- a CDS encoding ferredoxin yields the protein MKIEFDRDTCIGMYQCVAEWDAFEKNLDAGKADLVDSEEVDDDLFVLEVPNGEEFDAEFAARSCPVDAIRLYDDDGEQVV
- a CDS encoding GMC family oxidoreductase: MSNQGGRGYDYIIVGAGSAGCVLANRLSADGESVLLLEAGKPDEKNEIGIPAGYSELFKSDVDWAYDTEPQTELNDRECYWPRGKTLGGSSSINAMIYARGQPADYDHWADLGNDGWAYEDVLPYFKRAEHNERGSSEHHGTGGPRNVADLQSPNELSEAFIEAGQAVGLARNDDFNAGDQSGVGLYQVTQKDGKRHSAADGYLKPVLDRPTLTATTGAQVTRVRFDGRQAVGVDYVQDGTGSTESVDAGEVILSAGAINSPQLLMLSGVGPADHLTDHDISVVHDLPGVGQNLQDHLQAKINYACEKPVTLEDADSLWNLLKYLVLKRGPLTSNVAEAGGFTSVSDGVDRPEIQFHFGPSYSVNHGFDNPDGHGFWLGALCLRPESRGRVALRSADPLEEPIIDPQYLTEGDDLEILLDGLKLVREILAAEPFDDYRGQEVSPGADVQSDEQLIEHIRETAETLYHPVGTCKMGDDEMAVVDDRLSVHGLDGLRVVDASIMPTITSGNTDAPTTMIAEKAADDILGR
- a CDS encoding bacterio-opsin activator domain-containing protein, translating into MPSTEQLIKNSLDTLPIHIAILDDDGTILQTNQPWQEYGSQNNIQSDTVGANYLEICSQSSTNTGEQTGRGLSELLDGTREMFTLEYPCHSPVQQQWFLLIAVSFTVDNGRYAVVGHFDITEYKRKQHRLEQQHDQLEALNQLNTAIRTLTHDVIEQSTRAGIEQAACRALVDTDVFVCAWLGRVDPRDESVEITTKAGAYEEIIADSPLIESDAVVDTQIVKEAIRTGEIQTADNKQEHRSFGQQYGSQPTESYRSVAAVPITHEETVYSVVCLYTNRPNAFGTDEQAISTQLGAIVGHAIVATERKQALISDELIEVELQIPNFITEPGGRSADWTVTVTQTVSGSDDDCMMYGTVSEDDLEAVETAVDKRDDIRLTVVGKEQDTVRIELHLRRPSLVSQLAAHGWSTTDIVLTNGGCYLTVHLPPGDDVHRMMDVIRDRFPNVELLARRQISSPQPVDSKLQTVIESLTDRQLTVLRTAQAAGYFEWPRQTSGKEIAETLDIAPPTFHQHLRLGERKIMAAVFDEAPIAI
- a CDS encoding HU family DNA-binding protein, with protein sequence MNQDPTHRVDISRRTVLRKGAVVSALLGVGLPIATGSVAAMNKAELIEAMASEAGLTNEAAKRVLGAFTNATTKALKKGDRLSLIGFGSFSISKRSARTGRNPQTGKEIQVATKNVVVFEPSDELTAALDLIPGAGDERRLNGRGETNRNEDSQIDVDQLAREARVTTADAKRALEGFSNATTKALKKGDRLSLIGFGSFSISKRSARTGRNPQTGKGVQRAGRNVVKFKAGAELSKAVN
- a CDS encoding pyridoxal-phosphate-dependent aminotransferase family protein — translated: MSKKQEYTDDYRDKTLYIPGPTEVREDVIEEMAQPMFGHRMDRMTDLYTTIVEDTKEFLGTENNVIILTGSGTEFWEASTLNLVDENILVPTCGSFSERHANVAERLGKNVDRLEYEWGEAVKPEDIREELETSDKHYDVVACVMNESSTGIRNPVEEIGDVVDEYPDTYFVVDAVSCLGGDYVDIDEHGIDVIFASTQKAFAMPPGLAVCVVSDEAYERELAKDEASWYGGFQRCLDYYDRKGQTHSTPAIPIMLAYRKQMKYMLDETHEGRAERHTEMAEYVQDWADEHFAMFPEEGYESKTVACIENTQGIDVAETIETINEEYDMAFSNGYGSQLGEKTFRIGHMGEHDVESIKELTDAIEDVADL
- a CDS encoding ATP-dependent DNA helicase; the protein is MKPAEIPELPPGVDDQLAGEGIESLYPPQAEAVEAGLTKGESLVASVPTASGKTLIAELAMLSAIQRGGKALYIVPLRALASEKKTEFERWEEYGISVGVSTGNYESSEEWLASRDIIVATSEKVDSLVRNNAGWIDQLSCVVADEVHLVDDRNRGPTLEVTLAKLRRINPGLQVVALSATVGNAGEIADWLDAELVHSEWRPIDLRMGVHFGNAINFDDGSQREVPVDRSQRQTEALVGDTLDEGGSTLVFVNSRRNAESAAKRQGGVVERRLDDDEKAELQDLAEEIRSVSDTETSDDLADCVENGSAFHHAGLASEHRSLVEDAFRDRLLKVICATPTLAAGVNTPSRRVIIRDWRRYDGEFGGMKPLDVLEIHQMCGRAGRPGLDPYGEAVLLSKDADTMDELFERYVWADPEPVRSKLAAEPALRTHLLATISSGFANSREGLLEFLDATLYATQTGDDGRLSTVTDTVLDYLEANDFIEREDETIRATNIGHTVSRLYLDPMSAAEIIDGLRYAEEDRGKDEQSTGESHRERPAAEPEKVETDGFVSASDLVGDETEDETTETEAESDVDETQPPARPTPLGLYHLVSRTPDMYELYLKSGDRETYTEICYEHEAEFLGRMPSEYEDVAFEDWLSALKTAKLLDDWASEVDEDRITERYGVGPGDIRGKVETADWLLGAAEQLAGTLEFSSTIAVREAKKRIEYGVREELLDLAGVRNVGRKRARRLFEAGIESRADLRNTEKGVVLGALRGRRKTTETILENVGREDPSLDGVDEVETETAAVAREDRESDSGDEHSGDQSSLGDF
- a CDS encoding helix-turn-helix transcriptional regulator — encoded protein: MPSQSPNEFVITSSVRTEIVLRAAENTTSTDALLSGIDASDSAVYDALSTLRDRGLITECSRGWELTAHGHLVADSVSAWQYSEEFLSTDPRFWKNHRITVIPARFRRRLPEISEYEIVRDGPQDPNRSEDVAISLLDSADHCELTTPYYSRRHQEAIPTHPETRLLVTREAIDVSIQRYKDGHREELNQLEPSSIRLTDCQFASVVTDKALKFELPRLSEGPTNRHDGERTTEPSDHGSVTDTTAIFVSETDSAVQFGRDLFDELWADSDPLDPYVERQFPELWE
- a CDS encoding O-acetylhomoserine aminocarboxypropyltransferase/cysteine synthase family protein translates to MSEDNRRFDTRSLHAGTSPDPATGSRAPPIYQTTSYVFDDAEDAAAQFALEKPGHIYSRLMNPTVGSLQERLASLEGGVGAVATASGMAAFDVATFLLASAGDNIVSASSLYGGTYTYLTHTVERRGIETRFVDTLDYDAYEEAIDDDTAYVHFETIGNPALVTPDIERIAEIAHEHDTPLFVDNTFATPALCRPLEHGADLVWESTTKWIHGAGSTVGGALIDGGSFDWAEHADDYPEIGADNPAYHGINFAETFGDAAFTYAGIARGLRDLGNQQSPFDAWVTLQKLETLPMRMDRHCENAQVVAEFLEAHDDVSWVNYPGLESHETHEEASKYLDGGYGGMITFGLEGDYEAARGTVESTELASLLANVGDAKTLIIHPASTTHQQLSEEEKLSAGVTNDLVRLSVGIEDPQDIVDDLAQAIEQSS